One part of the Alligator mississippiensis isolate rAllMis1 chromosome 3, rAllMis1, whole genome shotgun sequence genome encodes these proteins:
- the MLANA gene encoding melanoma antigen recognized by T-cells 1 isoform X4, with amino-acid sequence MPRGAGQPDGIFSRGKGYSYLDVEEAVGIGILVVVLAVLLIIGCWYYWKRSGYKSLWNKSSGVITLRTSASGHALLDSKGPLQQYSNFNSVVPDAPPAYDKISAEPLPPPYSL; translated from the exons ATGCCCAGAGGAGCAGGCCAACCAGATGGCATCTTTAGCAGAGGGAAGGGATATTCCTATCTTGATGTAGAAGA GGCTGTGGGCATTGGAATCCTTGTTGTGGTTCTTGCAGTGTTACTGATCATTGGCTGCTGGTATTACTGGAAGCGCAGTGGTTATAAAAGTCTTTGG AATAAAAGCTCTGGTGTTATCACTTTAAGAACCTCTGCAAGTGGACATGCCCTGCTGGATTCCAAAGGGCCCTTACAACAGTATAGCAACTTTAACTCTGTG GTACCTGATGCTCCACCAGCTTATGACAAAATTTCTGCAGAACCGTTGCCACCACCTTATTCGCTATGA
- the MLANA gene encoding melanoma antigen recognized by T-cells 1 isoform X1: protein MQQAPPAPAHSTVWGQRLRYFLVSLISRDPGFLFPMEKWRKPCILPFTRGKCRFLTGAAHGFHSFAMCSLQAGTVPACRELGGSRRRAVRQGAPCACTRTRPRQPGEQLPQNKSSGVITLRTSASGHALLDSKGPLQQYSNFNSVVPDAPPAYDKISAEPLPPPYSL from the exons ATGCAAcaggccccacctgctccagctcacAGTACTGTGTGGGGACAAAGACTTAGGTACTTCCTTGTTTcacttatcagcagggatccgggtttcctgtttcccatggaaaaatggagaaaaccgtgcattttaccttttaccagaggcaaatgcagatttctcacTGGAGCAGCCCATGGATTTCACAGTTTTGCAAtgtgctccctgcaggctggcacagttccagcctgcagggagctgggagggagcaggaggagggcagtcaggcaaggggcgccatgtgcatgtacacgcactcggcccaggcagcctggagagcaactcCCGCAG AATAAAAGCTCTGGTGTTATCACTTTAAGAACCTCTGCAAGTGGACATGCCCTGCTGGATTCCAAAGGGCCCTTACAACAGTATAGCAACTTTAACTCTGTG GTACCTGATGCTCCACCAGCTTATGACAAAATTTCTGCAGAACCGTTGCCACCACCTTATTCGCTATGA
- the MLANA gene encoding melanoma antigen recognized by T-cells 1 isoform X3: MHSPSAPQQRSRARCDPDQSYKMPRGAGQPDGIFSRGKGYSYLDVEEAVGIGILVVVLAVLLIIGCWYYWKRSGYKSLWNKSSGVITLRTSASGHALLDSKGPLQQYSNFNSVVPDAPPAYDKISAEPLPPPYSL; encoded by the exons ATGCACTCACCCAGTGCACCCCAACAGAGAAGCAGAGCAAG GTGTGACCCAGACCAATCTTACAAAATGCCCAGAGGAGCAGGCCAACCAGATGGCATCTTTAGCAGAGGGAAGGGATATTCCTATCTTGATGTAGAAGA GGCTGTGGGCATTGGAATCCTTGTTGTGGTTCTTGCAGTGTTACTGATCATTGGCTGCTGGTATTACTGGAAGCGCAGTGGTTATAAAAGTCTTTGG AATAAAAGCTCTGGTGTTATCACTTTAAGAACCTCTGCAAGTGGACATGCCCTGCTGGATTCCAAAGGGCCCTTACAACAGTATAGCAACTTTAACTCTGTG GTACCTGATGCTCCACCAGCTTATGACAAAATTTCTGCAGAACCGTTGCCACCACCTTATTCGCTATGA
- the MLANA gene encoding melanoma antigen recognized by T-cells 1 isoform X2, translating to MGAEIKIKIKQKRRILYMPSAGHAECRTVKKVRCDPDQSYKMPRGAGQPDGIFSRGKGYSYLDVEEAVGIGILVVVLAVLLIIGCWYYWKRSGYKSLWNKSSGVITLRTSASGHALLDSKGPLQQYSNFNSVVPDAPPAYDKISAEPLPPPYSL from the exons ATGGGAGCAGAGATCAAAATAAAGATTAAGCAAAAGAGAAGAATACTGTATATGCCTTCAGCTGGGCATGCAGAGTGCAGGACTGTAAAGAAGGTAAG GTGTGACCCAGACCAATCTTACAAAATGCCCAGAGGAGCAGGCCAACCAGATGGCATCTTTAGCAGAGGGAAGGGATATTCCTATCTTGATGTAGAAGA GGCTGTGGGCATTGGAATCCTTGTTGTGGTTCTTGCAGTGTTACTGATCATTGGCTGCTGGTATTACTGGAAGCGCAGTGGTTATAAAAGTCTTTGG AATAAAAGCTCTGGTGTTATCACTTTAAGAACCTCTGCAAGTGGACATGCCCTGCTGGATTCCAAAGGGCCCTTACAACAGTATAGCAACTTTAACTCTGTG GTACCTGATGCTCCACCAGCTTATGACAAAATTTCTGCAGAACCGTTGCCACCACCTTATTCGCTATGA